A window of Thermosynechococcus sp. NK55a contains these coding sequences:
- the bioF gene encoding 8-amino-7-oxononanoate synthase, whose protein sequence is MSDPFDWLEPALNTLHRAHWYRQPLLSGAPAAVVSVGEPPRPLINFCSNDYLGLANHPQVKVAAIAAIQQWGTGATGSRLLSGQRHLHAQLERAIAQWKGTEAALVFSSGTAANLGTIAALVDQRDLVLGDAYNHACLKKGAHLSRATFYEYPHNNVAALAQLLETHRSQYRRCLILTDGVFSMDGDVAPLEEILGLAEAYIAMVLVDDAHGTGVLGTNGAGTLAALGQSSPTIIQMGTLSKALGSLGGYIAGSQALITYLQHRASTWIYSTGLSPADAAAALAALEQLQTDPSLRQALGERIQQLEKGLQALGCPVLPRPLPTPIFCLPAPDPATVLQWGQKLQDAGCWVAAVRPPTVPFSRLRITLRADHTPGHIEQLLAALAALLKCC, encoded by the coding sequence ATGAGCGATCCCTTTGACTGGCTAGAACCTGCCCTAAATACGCTGCACCGTGCCCATTGGTATCGCCAGCCCCTGCTCAGTGGCGCACCGGCAGCAGTAGTGAGTGTAGGAGAGCCGCCCCGTCCATTGATTAACTTTTGCAGCAATGACTATCTAGGTCTGGCCAACCACCCGCAGGTGAAAGTCGCCGCCATTGCAGCCATTCAACAGTGGGGAACCGGAGCCACAGGCTCGCGCCTTCTCAGTGGTCAGCGTCACCTCCACGCCCAACTCGAGCGGGCGATCGCCCAGTGGAAGGGTACAGAAGCTGCCTTGGTCTTCAGTTCCGGTACTGCGGCCAATCTTGGCACCATTGCTGCCCTTGTGGATCAACGGGACTTGGTGCTTGGGGATGCCTACAACCATGCCTGTCTGAAAAAAGGCGCCCACCTCAGTCGCGCTACGTTCTATGAATACCCCCACAACAATGTTGCCGCCCTTGCTCAACTCCTAGAGACCCATCGCTCCCAATACCGCCGTTGTCTAATCCTCACCGATGGTGTCTTCAGTATGGATGGGGATGTCGCCCCCCTAGAGGAGATACTAGGGCTAGCCGAGGCCTATATAGCAATGGTGCTCGTCGACGATGCCCACGGCACAGGGGTGTTGGGAACCAATGGTGCTGGTACCTTAGCCGCCTTGGGGCAATCTAGCCCGACCATCATTCAAATGGGTACCCTCAGCAAAGCCCTTGGCAGTTTAGGGGGATACATTGCCGGCTCCCAAGCCCTGATCACCTATCTGCAACACCGTGCCAGCACATGGATCTATAGCACTGGCCTCTCACCGGCGGATGCTGCTGCTGCCCTTGCTGCCCTTGAGCAACTACAAACAGATCCTTCCCTGCGCCAAGCCCTAGGGGAGCGCATTCAACAACTAGAAAAAGGACTGCAAGCATTGGGCTGCCCGGTTTTGCCCCGTCCCTTACCGACCCCTATCTTTTGCCTGCCTGCTCCCGATCCAGCCACCGTCCTCCAATGGGGTCAGAAATTACAAGATGCTGGATGTTGGGTGGCGGCGGTACGGCCACCGACCGTGCCTTTTAGTCGTCTGCGCATCACCTTAAGAGCCGATCACACCCCTGGGCACATTGAACAACTACTGGCAGCATTGGCCGCTTTATTAAAGTGCTGTTAA
- a CDS encoding response regulator transcription factor translates to MLMHIEIIESNPHLRSLLGWHLQQGGHIVHLASGCQQGQEVFQLRHPDLVVLDLDLNEGNGLALCRWLHHQGAVLILVLSAREDEADVVTALRAGADDYLAKPFGMQEFLARIEALARRARPCLPSILNLGELQIDLVQRRVVVRNVPVDLTPQEFSLLYVLTQMGGTPLSRQELLRRAWPEGIDNPRTVDTHILSLRKKIEVDPQQPRLIQTVRNVGYRLHLEPLNGRYPQNGNKLRPPQSPRHVLV, encoded by the coding sequence ATGTTGATGCACATTGAAATTATTGAAAGCAACCCCCACCTGCGTTCCCTCCTTGGCTGGCACCTACAACAAGGGGGGCACATTGTTCATCTTGCCAGTGGCTGTCAACAGGGACAGGAGGTGTTTCAACTGCGGCATCCCGATTTGGTCGTCCTCGATCTAGACTTAAATGAGGGGAATGGCTTGGCATTATGCCGCTGGCTGCACCATCAAGGCGCCGTTTTGATTTTAGTCCTGTCCGCCCGTGAAGATGAAGCGGATGTGGTGACGGCGCTGCGGGCAGGCGCCGATGATTATTTGGCCAAGCCCTTTGGGATGCAGGAGTTTCTTGCCCGCATCGAGGCCTTGGCACGGCGAGCACGCCCCTGTTTACCCAGCATCTTGAACCTAGGTGAGCTACAAATTGATTTAGTGCAGCGGCGAGTGGTAGTACGCAATGTCCCAGTGGACTTAACACCGCAGGAATTTAGCTTGCTCTATGTCCTCACCCAAATGGGGGGCACGCCTTTGAGTCGTCAGGAGTTGCTGCGGCGGGCTTGGCCAGAGGGCATTGATAACCCCCGCACCGTCGATACGCATATTTTATCTTTGCGCAAGAAAATTGAAGTGGATCCGCAACAGCCACGTTTGATTCAAACCGTGCGCAATGTCGGTTATCGGCTGCACCTTGAGCCATTGAATGGGCGCTACCCGCAGAATGGCAATAAACTTCGTCCCCCGCAATCGCCCCGCCACGTATTGGTTTAG
- a CDS encoding ABC transporter ATP-binding protein/permease, with amino-acid sequence MAVPILNLLGADGSRQQIQLGRDRLIIGTDPQSQVILVGEGISRHHALILPTETGYQVADLGSASGTFLNGTKLRPRTPVVLKAGDRLRIGDFEAIFDPDGRATTELPGTVVMGAASTPILQVATPHWLQEFPLLKEELILGRDPKADITIDHPFVSFHHAKLVRSGDHYKIIDLGSKNGLHWRGTTMSEHTLAPGDVIHVGESLRLTYLLMPATEVVEQTRPLPLRDRQQVRIGRDPSNDMVLDHPVVSRFHARLYLQEGQWYIVDLNSANGTFVNNRRLEPRKPVVLPTGALVRIGPYSSVFTPDETIVPHNDSGNLRLDAIHLSKTTPKGAKLLQDISLSILPREFVAIVGGSGAGKSTLLDALNGFRPATKGMVLVNGHDLYRYFGTYRTQIGYVPQDDIIHRELTVAQALDYAARLRLPADFSDQERQEQVNRVLAELELTAQRHVLVKQLSGGQRKRVSIGVELLTRPSLFFLDEATSGLDPGTETQMMRLLRQLADQGRTILLITHATKNVMLCDLVVFLARGGYLAYFGPPDQALSYFDVQDFDEIYLKIESEANPALWQQRYRQSHLYQTYVVERQRPLNVDTGATRQVQPQHQKATIPRVAPWRQWWILIRRNLAILRQDRAALILMLSLAPILGALDFVLWKPMILDPDQGDAGQAFTMAFVTVLIAVMVGSLATMREIVKELEIYRRERMVGLGLWPYIFSKLGPAVVLALYQAAIFLGMKFLAINLSLGIGAIAGLYLTLFLVTFGGMVMGLLVSALSPTQTVAPLLTILFLVPQITFAGAIIPLKDLGPVGNWISDVTLTRWGYANVVSLLGFGQDVAQDPCWQQPKSVREKRSPEALAQCPCFGENLFRRCHFPGVRKEYHPAVDEPEPPQPAEPGDPPALPKSVLELNQAYRDRVEEYNQRVKAYQRAMDRWQDQFALWKEQRGRAIASGEALIDRFWSLQGQTFNANVTANHLRLGGIIALMLGLVGVFQKRKDVL; translated from the coding sequence ATGGCTGTGCCCATTCTCAACCTCTTAGGGGCTGATGGTTCACGACAGCAAATTCAACTGGGGCGCGATCGCCTGATCATTGGTACTGACCCCCAAAGCCAAGTGATTCTTGTCGGCGAGGGGATTTCCCGCCACCATGCCTTGATTCTTCCCACTGAAACGGGCTACCAAGTGGCGGATCTCGGGAGCGCCAGCGGCACTTTTTTGAATGGCACAAAGCTGCGGCCGCGCACCCCTGTGGTTCTCAAGGCGGGCGATCGCCTCCGCATTGGGGACTTTGAAGCCATTTTCGATCCAGATGGCAGGGCAACAACGGAACTGCCAGGCACGGTCGTGATGGGGGCTGCTAGTACGCCAATTTTGCAGGTGGCAACGCCTCACTGGTTGCAGGAGTTTCCGCTGCTCAAGGAGGAACTGATTCTCGGTCGGGACCCAAAGGCAGACATTACCATTGACCATCCCTTTGTGTCCTTTCACCATGCCAAGCTGGTGCGATCGGGGGATCACTACAAAATCATTGACTTGGGCAGCAAGAATGGCCTTCACTGGCGCGGCACAACGATGAGCGAACATACCTTGGCACCGGGAGATGTCATTCATGTGGGGGAATCGCTGCGCCTCACATATCTGTTGATGCCTGCCACGGAGGTTGTTGAGCAAACTCGACCCCTCCCACTGCGCGATCGCCAGCAGGTTCGCATTGGCCGCGATCCCAGCAATGATATGGTGCTGGATCATCCCGTCGTCTCACGGTTTCACGCTCGCCTTTATCTCCAAGAGGGACAGTGGTACATCGTCGATCTCAACTCCGCCAATGGCACCTTTGTCAACAACCGACGCCTTGAACCCCGCAAACCTGTAGTCTTGCCAACGGGTGCGCTGGTGCGCATTGGTCCCTATAGTTCTGTTTTTACCCCCGACGAAACCATTGTTCCCCACAATGACAGTGGTAACCTGCGTCTCGACGCCATCCACCTCAGTAAAACCACCCCTAAGGGGGCGAAGCTCCTTCAAGATATTTCTCTTTCAATTTTGCCCCGCGAGTTTGTGGCAATTGTTGGTGGCAGTGGTGCTGGTAAATCAACGCTGCTCGATGCCCTCAATGGTTTTCGTCCTGCCACGAAGGGCATGGTACTGGTCAACGGCCATGATCTGTACCGCTACTTTGGAACATACCGCACCCAGATTGGCTATGTGCCTCAGGATGACATTATCCACCGGGAGTTAACTGTGGCTCAAGCCCTAGATTATGCAGCACGACTGCGCCTACCCGCTGATTTTAGCGATCAAGAGCGACAGGAACAGGTGAACCGGGTTCTGGCGGAGTTGGAGTTGACAGCGCAGCGGCATGTCCTTGTTAAGCAACTGAGTGGTGGTCAGCGCAAGCGGGTGTCGATTGGTGTGGAATTGCTCACCCGCCCCAGTTTGTTTTTCTTGGATGAGGCAACTTCTGGCTTAGATCCGGGCACGGAAACCCAAATGATGCGGCTGTTGCGGCAGTTGGCGGATCAGGGGCGAACGATTTTACTCATTACCCATGCCACTAAGAATGTGATGCTCTGCGATTTGGTGGTGTTTTTGGCGCGGGGCGGCTACCTTGCCTATTTTGGTCCACCGGATCAAGCCCTCAGCTATTTTGATGTTCAAGATTTTGATGAAATTTACCTCAAGATTGAGAGCGAAGCTAATCCGGCCCTATGGCAGCAACGCTATCGCCAGTCTCATCTGTATCAAACCTATGTGGTGGAGCGACAGCGTCCCCTCAATGTGGATACAGGGGCAACGCGACAGGTCCAGCCCCAACATCAAAAAGCAACGATTCCCCGAGTGGCACCATGGCGGCAGTGGTGGATTCTCATCCGGCGAAACTTGGCCATTTTGCGACAGGATCGGGCGGCCCTCATTCTCATGCTCTCTTTGGCGCCGATTTTGGGAGCCTTGGATTTTGTCCTCTGGAAGCCAATGATTCTTGATCCAGATCAAGGGGATGCGGGGCAGGCATTTACGATGGCCTTTGTTACTGTGCTCATTGCCGTGATGGTGGGCAGCCTAGCCACGATGCGCGAAATTGTTAAGGAACTGGAGATCTATCGCCGTGAGCGGATGGTGGGGTTGGGGCTGTGGCCCTATATTTTTTCAAAGCTGGGCCCAGCAGTGGTCCTGGCACTATACCAAGCAGCCATTTTCTTGGGGATGAAGTTTTTGGCGATCAATCTTAGCCTCGGTATTGGGGCGATCGCTGGCCTTTACTTGACACTGTTTCTGGTGACCTTTGGTGGCATGGTAATGGGGTTACTGGTTTCTGCCCTCTCCCCCACTCAGACGGTTGCTCCTCTACTCACGATTCTCTTTTTGGTGCCGCAGATTACCTTTGCCGGTGCCATTATTCCCCTCAAGGATCTAGGGCCAGTGGGCAATTGGATCAGCGATGTCACCTTGACCCGCTGGGGCTATGCCAATGTGGTTTCCCTCTTGGGCTTTGGTCAGGATGTGGCTCAAGATCCCTGCTGGCAGCAACCGAAGTCGGTACGGGAGAAGCGAAGTCCTGAAGCTTTGGCTCAGTGTCCCTGCTTTGGCGAGAACCTCTTCCGGCGTTGCCACTTTCCAGGGGTGCGCAAGGAGTACCACCCCGCTGTGGATGAACCAGAACCCCCCCAACCTGCGGAACCAGGTGATCCACCGGCACTGCCCAAGTCCGTCTTAGAGTTGAATCAGGCCTATCGCGATCGCGTCGAGGAGTACAATCAGCGGGTCAAAGCCTATCAGAGGGCCATGGATCGCTGGCAAGACCAATTTGCCCTCTGGAAAGAGCAGCGGGGGCGGGCGATCGCCAGCGGTGAAGCCCTCATTGATCGCTTTTGGAGTCTTCAGGGGCAGACCTTCAACGCCAATGTTACTGCCAATCACCTGCGCTTAGGGGGCATTATTGCCCTGATGCTGGGACTAGTGGGGGTCTTTCAAAAGCGTAAGGATGTGCTTTAG
- a CDS encoding aspartate aminotransferase family protein translates to MVAAPSTSFSTDAFDQVVMTTYSRFPIALVGGEGCRVWDDQGRSYLDFVAGIATCTLGHAHPALVEAVSRQMQTLHHVSNLYYIPQQGALAQWLVAHSCGDRVFFCNSGAEANEAAIKLARKYAHTVRHIANPIIITAQASFHGRTLATITATGQPKYQKHFDPLVPGFAYVPYNDLGALEALVASLDQPEPQVAAILLEPLQGEGGVRPGDRAYFEQVRQLCTAKGILLIFDEVQVGMGRTGSLWGYETLGVEPDVFTAAKGLAGGVPIGAMIAKEFCAVFQPGDHASTFGGNPLATAAALTVCETLEKENLLENVRDRGQQLRTGLQDLAATYPQLIAEVRGWGLINGLELQPDTPLTAAEVVKAALAEGLLLVPAGPKVVRFVPPLIVRAAEIDMALGAMSRAFAHLAA, encoded by the coding sequence ATGGTTGCTGCTCCCTCGACCTCCTTCAGTACTGATGCCTTTGACCAAGTGGTGATGACCACCTATAGCCGCTTTCCGATTGCGCTCGTGGGCGGTGAAGGCTGTCGGGTTTGGGATGATCAAGGCCGCAGCTATCTAGACTTTGTGGCGGGCATTGCCACCTGTACCCTCGGCCATGCCCATCCAGCCTTAGTGGAGGCGGTCAGCCGCCAAATGCAAACGCTGCACCACGTTTCGAATCTGTATTACATTCCCCAACAGGGGGCATTGGCGCAGTGGTTGGTGGCTCACTCCTGTGGCGATCGCGTCTTTTTCTGCAATTCTGGTGCTGAAGCCAACGAAGCGGCCATTAAACTGGCCCGTAAATATGCCCATACCGTTCGCCACATTGCCAACCCAATCATCATTACAGCACAGGCCAGCTTCCACGGACGTACCCTGGCGACGATAACCGCTACGGGACAACCAAAATACCAAAAACACTTTGACCCCTTGGTGCCCGGCTTTGCCTATGTGCCCTACAACGACTTAGGTGCTCTAGAAGCCCTCGTGGCCTCCTTGGATCAACCGGAACCGCAGGTGGCAGCCATTCTTTTGGAGCCCTTGCAGGGGGAAGGGGGAGTCCGCCCCGGCGATCGCGCCTACTTTGAGCAGGTACGCCAACTCTGCACAGCAAAAGGCATTCTCCTGATTTTTGATGAAGTGCAAGTGGGCATGGGTCGCACGGGGTCCCTGTGGGGCTATGAAACCCTCGGTGTCGAACCGGATGTTTTCACCGCTGCCAAAGGCCTTGCCGGGGGCGTTCCCATTGGTGCCATGATTGCCAAGGAGTTTTGTGCCGTCTTTCAGCCGGGGGATCACGCCAGTACCTTTGGCGGTAACCCCTTGGCCACGGCAGCAGCCCTCACCGTTTGTGAAACTCTGGAAAAAGAGAATCTCCTCGAAAATGTGCGCGATCGCGGGCAGCAACTGCGGACAGGACTACAGGACCTGGCGGCCACCTATCCCCAACTCATTGCCGAGGTGCGCGGCTGGGGGCTGATCAACGGTCTTGAACTCCAACCCGACACCCCTCTCACCGCTGCTGAAGTCGTCAAAGCTGCCCTTGCTGAGGGGCTATTGCTGGTGCCGGCGGGGCCGAAGGTGGTACGCTTTGTCCCTCCTCTCATTGTCCGTGCTGCCGAGATTGATATGGCCTTAGGGGCAATGAGCCGCGCCTTTGCCCACCTAGCAGCCTAA